Within Deltaproteobacteria bacterium, the genomic segment CGGCCCGCAAGGGCTTGCCGCAACTGGCCCGGGATCTCGGTCTTCCCCTGCCGGCGCCCAGCCGCCGCACCGGAGGGTGTGCCCGCCGCTCGCCGCAAGGGGTCCGGCAGGCCTTCCCGGCCGTGCAGGTCCGGTGCTCGCTCCAGGAGCTGGGCGAGGTGCGCCTGTGCCGGGCCGACACGCCCGAGCAGCGCCGCCACTGGTCGGCCTTGCTGGCGGCGGAACATCCGCTGGGACGCGGGCTGGCCCCCGGCTGCCGACTGGTGTACGGCATCCGGGCCCGGGGTCTGGAGCTCGGCGTCCTCAGCTGGGTGGCGGCCCCGCTGCGGCTGGCCCCCCGCGACCAGCTGCTGGGCTGGGATGAGCGCACGCGGCGTCACAACATTGCCCGGCTGGTGTCCAACGACCGCTTTCTGATCCGCGAGGGCGTGCAGGTGAGGAATCTGGCCAGCCACGTCCTGGCGCAGGCGCTGCGCCGCCTGCCGGAGGACTGGAAGGCACGCCACGGGGCGGTTCCGGTGGCGGTGGAGACCTGTGTCGGCCAGCCGCACAAGGGCACCTGCTACCAGGCCGCCGGCTTTGAGCCGGTGGGGAAGACGGCCGGCTACGCTTGGGGCGTGAAGAGGCCCAGGCAGCGCAAGCAGCCGCAGGAAGCCCAGCTCGCGCCGCAGAGCGGGCCGCGACCGGCCGCAGGGCCGAGCCGTTCTCAGCAGGCGGGGAGCGGGAGCCCGCTGCCGGAGCAGGGAGGGCAGCCGGCTTTGCCGGCGCAGCCGCCGCTGTCGCCCGGGCCCTGCCCGCCCCCGCAGCCGGACGGGGATGCCAACAGGATGCCGGCAGGAGAGTGCGGGCGTGCGGACTCCCCGGACCGGGGCCGCCGGGACACGGGTTGTGTGCCGGCGGCGGGGTTGCGGGCGGACACTGCGCCAGGGGGTGGCTCAGCGCAGCAGCCCCGGCCCTGTGGGCCGGCGCAGGAGAGCCGGCCGGGGCCGGAGGAGGTCCGGGCCGACCGCAAGCAGGTCTGGATGAAGGGGCTGACGCAGAAGGAAGAGGAGTGGAAGGCGGCCCTGCAGGCGCAGCCCCGGCGGGTTCTGGGCCAGTTCCCCCCTCTGGAAGTGGACGAGGACGCTCCCTGGTCCCGGCGCGAGTTCGAGCGTTCGGACCTGCCCGACCGGCGCCTGCGGGAGCGGCTACTGACCATGGGCGGGGCCTGGGAGCACAAGCCGGGCCAGTGCCTGCCGGACCTGTTCCCCAGCGGCGCCTTGCAGCAGGGGGCCTACCGTTTCCTGCACAATGGCAGGGTCGGCATGGAGGATGTGCTTCAGCCCCATCGCGAAGCCATGGCGGAGCGCTGCCGGCAACTGCCGGGCACGGTGCTCCTGGTGCAGGACACGACCACGCTGAACCACACCGGGCTCAAGGGCTGCACAGCGGGCCTGGGGGCGCTCAAGGAGCGCAGCAACAGTTCGCGGGGCCTGCACGTGCATGCGGCGATGGCCTTCACCGAGGGCCGGCGACCGCTGGGAGTGAGCGGTCTGGAGGTGTGGTCGCGCCCGCTGGAGAAGCCGCCCGGGGAGGACGGGAAGGAAAGCCGGCGCTGGTTCCGGGGCCTGGAACAGGGGTATGAGCTCGCCAGCGCCTGTCCGGAGCGGCGGATCGTGGTGGTGGGCGACCGGGAGAGCGACATCTTCGACCTGTTCCGGCAGCACGGCGAACGCTCCGGGGAGGGCGTGGAGCTGCTGGTGCGGGTCCACCTGGGACGGCAGCGGCTGGTCAGAGTCTGGGATCCGGGCTGCAGGTCGCTGATGATCCGCCCCTTGCGGGACCAGCCGGACTTCATGACCCAGGTGCGCTTCGAGCGCAGCTTCGAGGTGGATTCACAGGGCGGCAGGCGGGCGCGCAAGCGCCGCACGGTCGAGACCGAGGTGTGCATTGGCGCGGTGGAGGTGCAGGCGCCGAAGGAGCGCAGGCAGCGGGGCGAAGAGGGCATCGGGGCCTGGCTGGTGCACGTGCGGCAGACGAATGCGGAGCCGGGGGAGAAGCCGCTGGAGTGGTGGCTCACCAGCACCGTGGGCGGGCCGAGCGAGAGTTGGGCGCGGCGCATCGTGGGCTGGTACGAGGCGCGCTGGGGCATCGAGGAGTTCTTCCGGGTGCTCAAGAGCGGGATGCGCATCGAGGACCGCAGGCTGCGGACGGCGGACGCGCTGAAGAAGTGCCTGGTGTTCGACGCCGTCACGGCCTGGCAGGTGTTTTCGCTGGCGCGCTATGCGCGCGACACAGCGGACACCCCGGTGGAGGAGGTGCTGACGCCGGACGAGCGCGAGGTGATCGGGACGCTGGTGAACAAGCAGCAGTTGCTGCCGCCGCAGGAGCGGGGCCGCGCCCCGCCCCGCGACATCCTGTAGGGAACCAGATTATTCGGACACGCTTTTCCCAGATTATTTCGGCGGTAGGCAAAGGTCTTTTCTCGGTTTATTCGGACCTCCCGGAGAATCCGGACTGGGGTGGATCCGACGCGCGGGCCACTTCTTGCATGCCCCACGGTGACCCAGTGTGCAAGTCGGGTGCCCGTGGAGACCGTCCCCCGGCGGAACCTGGACCGCAGCCTTCGGATCGAAGGGACCCGAATTCTCTGATTATTCGGATTTCCAGCCGTTTGGGCGTCCGAGCAATTCGAGAAAAAACAGGGCTCTACTGCCGAAATAATGTGGCTCTGTACACATCCGCACCTGGGTGGTGTGGCTGGCGCGCACGGGGGGATTTCGGCCGTCCAGGCGTCGGCCTCTGCCGGGCAACGAGATCCTGTGGCGGGCCTACGCCCATGTGGCGGTGATCGCGCACTTCCAACAACTGGCCCGCAGCTGAGGGCAGGCTGCCGCGGGGCGGGGACCGGGTGCTCGCAGGAATTCACGCATCCCTGCTCGCGGCTCGCACCACTGCGGCTGTCGTCCAGCGACAGCGCAGCGATGCGGGCATCCGGGCTGCCCTGAGCCGGGATCGGGCGGATGCGCCGGTCGAAGACTCCTGCAGCATCCGCCCCCTCGCTTGCCCAACGCCGTTTTCCCGGATCGGGTGATCGTGTCGGTTGATGCGTCTTCGACTGTTCCGCACTCGCCGTCGCGTGGGCGTTCCCGCCGAGCGGGGCGGACCTGGATCTCCCAGCGGAAGATGGCCGGCCCCACGGCCACCAGCGGGTGCCTGTTCCAGCCCTCATGGCAGCCGCTTGTGCTGCAGCGAACGACCACCGCCCACGGAGCCAAGCCCTCCCTCGACCCTGCTACAATCGGGCCGGTCGGCAAGTGTACGAATGCCCGAAGTCCAC encodes:
- a CDS encoding IS4 family transposase yields the protein MLKPTTVQWLRSELKNTSLCRAELARELCRRDEWRNPQGELCAASARKGLPQLARDLGLPLPAPSRRTGGCARRSPQGVRQAFPAVQVRCSLQELGEVRLCRADTPEQRRHWSALLAAEHPLGRGLAPGCRLVYGIRARGLELGVLSWVAAPLRLAPRDQLLGWDERTRRHNIARLVSNDRFLIREGVQVRNLASHVLAQALRRLPEDWKARHGAVPVAVETCVGQPHKGTCYQAAGFEPVGKTAGYAWGVKRPRQRKQPQEAQLAPQSGPRPAAGPSRSQQAGSGSPLPEQGGQPALPAQPPLSPGPCPPPQPDGDANRMPAGECGRADSPDRGRRDTGCVPAAGLRADTAPGGGSAQQPRPCGPAQESRPGPEEVRADRKQVWMKGLTQKEEEWKAALQAQPRRVLGQFPPLEVDEDAPWSRREFERSDLPDRRLRERLLTMGGAWEHKPGQCLPDLFPSGALQQGAYRFLHNGRVGMEDVLQPHREAMAERCRQLPGTVLLVQDTTTLNHTGLKGCTAGLGALKERSNSSRGLHVHAAMAFTEGRRPLGVSGLEVWSRPLEKPPGEDGKESRRWFRGLEQGYELASACPERRIVVVGDRESDIFDLFRQHGERSGEGVELLVRVHLGRQRLVRVWDPGCRSLMIRPLRDQPDFMTQVRFERSFEVDSQGGRRARKRRTVETEVCIGAVEVQAPKERRQRGEEGIGAWLVHVRQTNAEPGEKPLEWWLTSTVGGPSESWARRIVGWYEARWGIEEFFRVLKSGMRIEDRRLRTADALKKCLVFDAVTAWQVFSLARYARDTADTPVEEVLTPDEREVIGTLVNKQQLLPPQERGRAPPRDIL